From Xyrauchen texanus isolate HMW12.3.18 chromosome 36, RBS_HiC_50CHRs, whole genome shotgun sequence, one genomic window encodes:
- the LOC127629743 gene encoding E3 ubiquitin-protein ligase RNF26-like yields the protein MGLLDFVFSSIGKCIDIICLLLDLNFVIVSSLIQLLVALISFVNSLPMLLTNSVLECWNLTLLFIITMRDGVTVVTHNLVGGWMQLLGGALESFKMIGYLSSHLLLRTKELLHRGLLSGHGLLRQAWEGCGIVFSLLLYFINTIINLLLIGTQNLYALLVSTVEAVSCPLQKAVELTLTVLTFLYSSLVGTSILLWTPCRLAMEFLGSVCHIFVSVFLRNLYGLLLTFVIIVGTTIYLNPAFPRQAALHIANYINTVPILRRLRRTLHHLYMLERNVWRRLAWHRSRIGLWVVPARREAGMVVDREVREPDQRAPQDGMAREDQVVEDAPLDLALPGSSTHRLLQKFPSEDGCKALPTNNLLTLLQEQEERKKCVICQDSTKTVVLLPCRHLCLCRDCTNILLSQPIYQHNCPLCRHMILQTMDVYL from the coding sequence ATGGGTCTTCTGGACTTTGTTTTCAGTTCAATCGGGAAATGCATAGATATCATTTGCCTTCTCCTGGATTTAAATTTCGTAATTGTCAGCTCATTAATTCAGCTGTTGGTGGCATTGATCTCTTTTGTCAATAGTCTACCCATGCTACTCACAAATTCTGTGTTGGAGTGCTGGAATCTCACTCTGCTTTTCATCATCACAATGAGGGACGGCGTGACTGTTGTGACCCATAACTTGGTTGGAGGCTGGATGCAGTTGCTTGGAGGTGCTCTGGAGAGCTTCAAAATGATTGGATACCTGTCTTCACACTTACTATTGCGCACCAAAGAGCTTCTGCACAGAGGACTGCTATCGGGACATGGTTTGCTACGACAGGCCTGGGAGGGTTGTGGTATTGTCTTCAGCCTGTTGCTGTATTTCATCAACACAATCATCAACCTGCTGCTCATAGGCACACAAAACTTATATGCTTTATTGGTCAGCACAGTGGAAGCGGTGTCCTGCCCTTTGCAGAAAGCTGTAGAGCTGACCCTGACTGTACTTACCTTCCTTTACAGCAGCCTTGTAGGCACCTCAATACTTCTGTGGACACCATGCAGGCTGGCCATGGAGTTTTTGGGTTCTGTGTGCCACATCTTTGTCAGTGTTTTCCTGCGAAACTTGTATGGGCTGCTGCTCACCTTTGTGATCATTGTGGGTACCACTATCTACCTAAACCCTGCGTTCCCTCGACAAGCAGCTTTGCACATAGCCAACTACATCAACACCGTGCCCATCCTGCGGCGACTCCGGAGGACTCTGCACCACCTCTACATGCTTGAGAGGAATGTGTGGCGACGGCTGGCCTGGCATCGCAGCCGAATAGGCCTCTGGGTGGTTCCTGCGAGGAGAGAGGCCGGCATGGTGGTGGACAGGGAGGTGAGAGAGCCAGACCAGAGAGCGCCTCAAGACGGCATGGCTAGAGAAgaccaggtggtggaggatgcaCCTCTAGACCTGGCACTCCCTGGCTCCAGCACACATAGGCTGCTACAGAAGTTTCCTTCTGAGGACGGTTGCAAAGCCCTGCCTACAAACAACCTATTAACACTATTACAAGAGCAAGAAGAGAGAAAGAAGTGCGTAATCTGTCAGGACAGCACTAAGACTGTAGTGCTTCTGCCTTGCCGCCATTTGTGCTTGTGTAGAGACTGCACAAACATTCTGCTGAGCCAACCCATCTACCAACACAACTGCCCTCTGTGTCGCCACATGATCCTGCAGACCATGGACGTGTATCTTTGA